In Legionella lytica, one genomic interval encodes:
- a CDS encoding oxidative damage protection protein: MTRIVHCCKLKRDAEGMLKAPFPGALGERIFNEVSKEAWNMWLSHQTMLINEYRLNLLESKSREFLKEEMQKYFFGEGSEKPAGYTPN; the protein is encoded by the coding sequence ATGACTAGAATCGTACATTGTTGTAAATTAAAGCGCGATGCTGAGGGTATGTTAAAAGCCCCCTTCCCTGGCGCTCTAGGTGAACGAATTTTTAATGAAGTATCTAAAGAAGCCTGGAACATGTGGCTGTCTCATCAAACTATGTTAATCAACGAGTATCGCTTAAATTTGCTCGAATCCAAATCAAGAGAATTTTTAAAAGAAGAAATGCAAAAGTATTTTTTCGGTGAAGGTTCAGAAAAACCTGCTGGATATACTCCAAATTAA